ttgttgaagtacaaaagtaagtatgtttttatcgtctccacagggactgatgcgatatcAATGCCGTTCAACAATCAATATACTTTTAAGTAAAGTGGTTTCAAGATGTTTGTTTGTGAAAAGTTACGAAAACATGAAAGTAGTAACGATGTTTAATTTGACAGAGAGATTAAATTGCTGGGATTAAACTTCAACTACTCATTCATACATATTTCCTTAATCAGTTACACATATTCAAGCTACTTATCAATATCATCACGTATTTACTCATCGAACGTTTCCGTCCCCAGATAACGTCGAGAAATCTATTAAACCTATCAAACCCCGATCCCTCGGGTGCTTAATCGATCCAATAGCATTAAGTTCCAATACTTTAAGTGAATATTAAATCTAAGTCTATTCCTAGATCTTAGCTTTTAATAGATGTTATCCTAGAGCAAGATTCAAAACATATATTCCTATACTATTTCAAATCCAAAGatgaaaacaataacaacaaggATAACATCAATATTGATTTGTAACTAGAATATATATAACACCATGATCAAGAAAAAcacatactaatagagtaatttacattcaatcccaacaacaagAGAAATTAGTTACCCATATTCATAAGAACTTTACAAAAGattaagaagaaaagagatgaacAAACATTACAATGATGATTCCTCAACTATTGTTGTGTATCCACCTCCAAAACCCCTTGAATCTGCCTCCTAGGTCTCTCCTTGATGAATTTGAGTGGTGGGAAtggtatttttttgtttttctgcaTCTGATATCTATTTATAGTGAAACTGGATTTTTAAGTTGGCCCAGCCAGCTATAGCTGGCTCAGCCAGCTACCTTACTTCATAGCTGGGTTTGCTAACACGTGTCATCTGAGTCACCTCCCAGCTcttctggctttctctggctggaGCCAGAAATGTTTTGCCAATACAACAGGGTCTGTAGCTTTCtctggcttaagccagaaaCTCTCTGCCAATTCAACAGGATCTGTAGCTTTCtctggcttaagccagaaaCTCTCTGCCAATTCCACCAGATTTCTAGCTTTCTCTGGCTTTCTCTAGCCCAGCCAGCATATATCAGttccataaaaaattcaactttaagTACAAAAACCTGTCAAAATGATTGGGATTAAAGATAAACTAACCAAAATTAGATCAACACATATATGTACAAGTTCTTATGGACTTATATACACAAATCTTGcaaaataagtcaataagtgcataaattatatatgtaaaattactactttttggcacttatcagAGCCTAACAATGGCCCGAGGTGGTTTCACagatgtttgaagttgttcaagtgacacatgggcatcggttgacatggatgcaaggtgtgtgatgatagcgtgcgggcattggttggcattgatgcaaggtacgcggttatctcgatggctgatgaacttccggagaaagccaacatggaagttgcaccataaattttcagcgaggtttcgagatgaaattcttgggatggcttggttccaagtgaagaaaaatcttgggatggtttagttccaagtggagtgtactctttatggtggagtatgataatttaatttgtcggtatagacaatgagaattatgattgtcggtatagacaatggaagcagaagataatgattgtcggtgtagacaatgaagattgaagaccattacaatcaaggtggagattgttggggttgattgcaatgtaagttccatattgctaatgaagaagaaaaaaaaggtcaaagaaattatattgaagaagttccacatcgcttagaattgtgaagcaagggggaaatcaaagctatataatggacctaagttctttgtttgtaattgcaccagtcagtagcactttaagcttatatctgattttttgtttttctcttgtactcttgtattagagggttgagagatgtagttaggtatttgctttggagagtgtgggtgtattgggggccaagggaaggttgagggtagtctatgtgttgtaacaattttcacatagtgtttattctctggttgtcggttttgacaatgACCGTGGTTTTTTTCTccgatttggagtttccacgttatattcttgtgttgttgattgtgttcttttattttctctatgccggtttttcccaacacttttggcttcatcttcttcaacatcGGTAGATCAATTTCCAGCACATCCAATATTGGTATAATTGAAAAACAACTTTGAACCTAAATTATTGAAATGATGCATAATCAAACTTGAATGGAAGGTTGTCAAATAACCACTTTAATGGAAGGAATACCAACTCTAAAAGTCTTCATAATAACAAATttagagattgaaacataggaATAAGTTTCCGATTAGAGACACATTAGGAGCAAACATACCAGGAAAAATAGCACCACCGGTGACAAGCCCAACTAAACtgtctttaaaaaataaagttttggtgGAATGAATTATTGCAACACCCCTCATTGGTTGTTATTATGTCAAATTTGGTTATAGGCTCGCTATGCGTTGTATTACTCGTAGTGGTAAATATCATGTTGCAGAGAATTGGATAACAATTTGGAAAGTGCATGCCCCTTGTAAAACGCGTCATATTCTTTGGCATTTTTATGCGGGAGTTGTCTCCCAACGAGAAGTTGGATAATAGAGCGTAGAATTAAATGTGATAACCATTGTTTGGTGTGTGAGAAGAAGGGCGAGATATAAGAATTACAATAGAGTGGCAACATTGTTTTGGAGTATTTGGCATAATAGGAATGATAAAATATGGAACGATATATAATGTTAAATTGTCAAGTATCATTGGTCGGGTTGGGTTTGATACATGAAGGGAGTGGTTTGATGTCCACAAATTGCAACACAATGGTGATTCTACTAGGACGTCTTCCGTTCTGATTAGGTGGGAAAATCCAAGGAATGATTGCTTGAAATGTAATGTAGATGCCGCATTTTTTGCTCCTGGTAGAACAACATTAGGTGTTTGTTTTCGAGATATTGCAGGACAATTTCTTGATGGCCTTACACAGTGACAACATTCAGTTTTGTCAATAAAGGAAGGTGAAACTTATGTTTTACTGCAGGCTATGTCAGAAACTAAGTACCGAGGTCTTGAACACATCCGGTTTGAGAGCGACTCACATGTGATGGTTGAAGCTATCCGTACAAAATGTAAAGGTAACTCTGAGTTTCTTTCCATTGTTaatgatattattattgttatgtcATTATTATGTCCAAACTTTGAAATAAAGTTTATTAGGAGATAAACGAATTTAGTTGCTCATAAGCTAGCTGATTAGGGTACCCAATTTGTGAGCTAGTTTCATAgattttctataataatttaacataaataccagaaaaatataaaattaacaaatattactaaaaataataaaataacaaacctagctaaataagagcatccacaatgaagtactccatttttgagtacttaaatggtcccacatggacacatcatcaatttcttatttttttaataatagtacctaataggtactcaacccctccaatgaagcatttcttaaaaagttctaaaatgggtcccatcaataacttCACATAATTGCAATAAATTTTTATGctaatttaaaaattgtgatttttttattttttgaatatattaaataaagtgggtcccataaaaagaagagagagttcttatattagaagtggtacctattaggtactaaaataTGTTGtgcctaataagtaccatgagtacctaataggtactaagATGTTCtaactaaaatataataaaattaaatgtagttaaaataataaaatacgaAACCAATTTGTCTATGAATAACGTTGGATGGAGTAAGAAACTTCAATAGCTGCGTTCATAGCATTCTCAACAAAACAGTCTATAAGCTTCCACCGCGACTCTGCCGCCACATCCCTACTCCCGCTTCCACCGCCTCCCTGACAATGAGTGAGTTAAAGGAAGATGATACAGTTATGTCAACAGTTCATTCCACAGTCTTCAAAGAATCAGAAAATCTTGATGGAAAGTGTCTTAAAATTGAAGGTTATGACTTCAACCGCGGTGTTGATTATGATCAGCTTCTCGAATCAATGCTCACTACTGGATTTCAAGCTTCCAACCTCGGTGATGCCATTGAAACCGTTAATCAAATGGTTAGTTCTTTTCTTTGATACcccatgtttttgtttttatcttttaatcactttttgtttataaattttttgtctTTGTGTTTTTTTGAACATGTGGTTGAAGCTTGATTGGAGGTTGTTTGATGAACTTGTTGCCGAGGATTGTAATGACGAAAAAGAGAGAGATTTGGATTACCAGAAATCTGTTACATGTAAAGTGTTTTTGGGTTTCACTTCTAATCTCATATCTTCTGGTGTTAGAGAGCATGTTCGCTTCCTTTGTCAGCATCACATGGTGAGTGTGTTTTTGGTTTTCTCCCTTTTAAGTAAAGAATTTGTCATGAACTCATTCTCATTCTAATTATGAATTTGCCATAAGTTACAAACTAATCTAAAAAAGGCCATAGACAAAAGatttaaattttacactaaGCCAATGACACTTGAATCCATTGGACTGTTTGGGTGTTGTAAGAGTAATATAGGTCTTGAATTGTTGAATTCAATATTTTATCTATGAAGTACTGATGGGTGTGGAATGGATATGTGTCCTGTCTCTAGTATTCAAACTGCTTTCACTGTGAATTATTGTTGCTATATCAGTGGGACGGGTGTTTTTGTTAGCATTCATAATTATGGAATTTGCTATTTTGGATGTCTTTGCCTTGTTTTGATTGCATAGGAATCTTCTGTTTTGGATAGGTCTATTGGCAAGTATTAAGCTTTTATTTTGGTTTCGAGGAGTTGATTTTATTGTGTCAACAATGATAGGTTTTGATTTTTAGGATGATGTACATTTTGGATTCAGACAATTTTGTTGATCGGATAGTTTTAGGTTAGGATTCAGATTTGAGGGAAAGCAATGCATTTTAGCCTATTAGTTTAGGTTACCAACCATTCTTTTGAGGATTCTGTACTAGACTGATTCATGGCTGAATATATATTGCATACTATATGACTCAATCTACTACTGGCATGAATGTTCTAGCAACCTCCTTCTCACCACTATTTAGGTCCCAAGCTGGTCATCTTGAAACCTTATTGGATGAATACCATAGCTTTTTCTTGCATATTAATATCTTCTCCATGTCACCTCCCTGCTTGGCATCTTTACGACATTCCCATCACATACCCTTGGCAACGGCATCCAAAGAAGTAACTGGACTCACTTATGATAGCATACCACCAGGTCGTAAATTCGGTACATTTCCAGCAACACATACTTCATTTCACATCTGATAAGTAACAATCATTGTCAGGATGAACTGGCAAGAAATACAAGTAACTATGAAACATACAAGTAACATCACTTAGAAAATCAGTTAAAGTTAGGGAAGCAAACTGGAAAATTGATAAAGTTAGGGAAAAAAACAGCATATCTCATCTGGTATTGATATAGAAATTTAGAAAAGAACTCATCTGGTATTGATATAGAAATTTAgaaaagaaaagtggaaaaattatataaattgcAGCAGCTAAGAATATATGAAGATTCCATGAAATTTAGAACATGGTTATGTGTCCAACACAGAGTGCAAAAACATTTACTTCAGCATAAAATTACATTCACAAAGAAAAAAACCCAACAAAGCCCTGATGTTGCAAATAAAAACTTCAAGATGATTTAAATCGAGGCAACAAGAAATTTGGATTTTATCAACCTTTCATAAATTCATATTAGTTCCTGTTTATGGCCCTGACGTTGTAATTTGAGATTGCCTATTGCAATTTCCTTTTACTAGATGCATATTTAAAGTTTCTGGTTGCTTTGATGAAGCTGTGATATAGGttatttattgaattgaaaAGTTGCTAAAGCTAGTTTTTAAATATTGAGAATGACACGGTAGTTGTATTAATTTTGTTGCATCTGTTCTATAGGTTCATGTAATTGTTACAACTACAGGTGGTATTGAAGAAGATCTTATAAAGTGCCTTGCACCAACATATAAAGGAGATTTCTCTTTGCCTGGAGCTCATCTTCGCTCAAAAGGATTGAATCGAATCGGTAATTTATTGGTCCCTAATGACAATTATTGCAAATTCGAGGACTGgattattcctatttttaatcaaatgttGAAGGAACAGAATAATGAggtattttattttgtactttTCCTGCATTACAAATATTATATGGTTCATTGTTTGTCGGAGGTATTCAAAACCGGTCGGACCTTTGTCTGACCTGAAAGATCCCGAGAGCCGGTACAAAAGCAGGAGGTTGGCCCGGTTTGAGGAATTAggtctatttttttaaattgcgagaaaaaaatatatttctgcTACAAACTTTAAAACTTCTCTTCTATATTATTTACCTAGAAAGTCATCTATTAGTTCTCTCTTTTATAGTAGAAAGTCATCTACCAGTTCTCTCTTTTAAACAATGTGGAACTTAAAGTAGTAGATATACTAGTACACCTGTTGGAAATGAATTACAATTACCATTTACCAGCAAAGAGAGCGGTTGaataaaaattatcaacaaaagaCTTACGGTTGCTGCTTGGATGACTGTGGTCGCTGTACTTATACTGAGAGTATTGTATCCACATAAAGTctttcatggtgcacaagtcttcaatattattataataaatacgaattttaccAAATCCACTGTTggtttgaaagtttatatcatacagatcatccatgaatttttaaattttttttaaaatcatttgatatgttattggcatccatcaagattaatggtattcaataaaaatccataaaccgttaatcttgatgagtatcaataacatatcaaatgattttcaattttttttaatttttttttatgatctatacgatataaactttcaatccaacagtgaattttgtaaaattcatattcgttatagtAGTATTCGTAACTTGTGCACGGTGAAAGACTTGATGAACTCTTTCACCATAGACGGCCCACATAATAAGAGTTTGGCCGGTGATACTTTTAGACCAAGGTGTTGTTGGAAGTGAAGAGATATGTGGCTGTCAGGAAAATAGCCGCAGGTTGGTCGGTGTCCTCAATTTAGTTGTATATATGAATATTGGTATGGAAACAATGCTGGATAGGTATATAAGGTTTTCATTGCCGGGAAGTAGTTTGTGGACCAATGGTAGATTTGGTCTAGGCATTTTGACTGCAGCAGGGGAGAATACAAAACAGTATCATAATCTTAATAAGCATGTTTTGAGTGGCAATGGCAATAATAGGAGTGATTCTAAAATTGATTCCAATGACACCGTGGTACTGAGGAGAGATCAAACTGGTGTTATACGGTGCGTAACTGTAGGGATTATCATCTTAAAACTGATGTAGAGCAGAGGAATTTGTACAGTGTAATTGCCATTTGTTCCGATATAAGTAGTGCATTTTGTTAAGGAATAGTTTTTGCTTGCTATATATGGGTAGGGAGCTAATAGTGTTTTATACATTATGTTCTTGTTGAGTTATGGTTTGTACTTGGTAATAATTGGCTTAGATATTACTGATGGTTGTCTGGTGCATCcaaatttcaataaaaactttGCTGGAAAAAGAACCTCTTATGAAGGAGGTTCTTTTCAGTTTTTACTTGAAACTTTTTTCCCGTCACTTATTCATCTTCCTTTTTTGGCAGAAAGTGTTGTGGACACCATCCAAGTTAATTGCTCGATTGggaaaagaaattaacaatgaaAAATCCTATCTTTATTGGGCATACAAGGCAAGAATGATACCGAGCTTAGATTTTCAGCAAAACATGTTATTCTCTACttcaattttgattcaaatcttTACACTAGTTTCTTTTTCCATCATCGTACAGTTTATTTCCTACATATCCTGCATTGTGTTACACGTGTGCAGCATGAATATTTGTGTCGATTTTCTTATTAACTTCTTAACTGTCAGAGAAGTTGcacataatattatattattgatattttgttttcctttgGTGTTTTACAGAACAATATTCCAGTTTATTGTCCAGGATTAACCGATGGCTCATTGGGTGATATGTTGTACTTCCATTCCGTCCGCAACGACCCTGGTCTGATCGTGGACATAGTACAAGGTTTTGACTTCATTCTTTTTACTCTTCACTGCATGGATGATTTTGAAACGATTGGAATCATAACTAAAATAATTGTTAATGCAACAGATATAAGGGCCATGAACGGTGAAGCCGTAAAAGCAACTCCTAGGAAGACAGGCATGATTATTTTAGGAGGCGGTATTCCAAAACATCACATTTGCAATGCCAATATGATGCGCAATGGTGCAGACTATGCAGTTTTTATTAACACTGCACAAGAATTTGATGGAAGTGATTCTGGAGCTCGTCCAGATGAAGCTGTTTCGTGGGGGAAAATACGAAGTTCTGCAAAAACCGTTAAGGTACATCTTATATACTTTCGCTACTTGTTTCTTTGTCAGAATACTCTAAACTTTTGCCTTAGTATATCCCTTAAAACTAAGTCGGTTTATTTCACTAAACCAGGTCCATTGCGATGCAACGATAGCATTCCCTCTGCTGGTTGCTAAAACATTTGCCTCAAGAATGAAACCTCTTCATTGATGAAGGTTCACCGTCCAAGTTTATTTGAAATGCATTGTGTTTGAGGATCTTGATGGACCAGTTTGCCACAGACACTTAATTTGACCATTTTTTTACCATTCAGAAGTAATTCATTAGTCTTGAAGGCATCGAGAGTTATGAATTGGTGATGTAATTGTTTATCCGGTTAACAGGTAAGACATTTGAAAAAATAGATGAGGTGGACCAATCAATGAGAGTGTGTTAGTGGGAGTGTGTGTGAGAGTGTGTCCCTAGCATTGCTCTTTTCATAAAGTTAACCAAGTCCTATGTCAAATCAACCTTTtgactttcaaatttcaaatctAACATTTTTCCCTATCACATTTTCTCATCTTTCTTTTGTTCAAGTGAAAGACAAATGGAGCACTATCAAAGATGGGAAAGAGTATTTGGAAGAATTCATATCTGCTCCATTTGGAAGAGCACTTTCAAAGATGGGAAATGATTGTTGTTGACTCAAATGTAAGTTTCTAAGTAAATGACTTTTAGTAGAACTCAATGTTAGACCATGTTATGCTGTCAACTATATGTTTATACTATTTTAACAAAGTATATGGAATAAAATTGCTATTGTATGCTCTGATGGATATTAAagccaaaatatatttttttatggttgaaCATGTAAAAATAATTCACGAATATTTGTAACTAATAGAGAGCTAAAAACATTATAGAACATACTTTGTTCAAGTTTAAGTAAGAGATTTAAAGACCGACAAATGATAGTCATTGTATCAAAAAATATGTTCTATAATTTCAGGGAGATGATATTTTCATCATTGTTTCAAATGAGTTGAAACTGAAATTTGGAAAGGAGATCCCTATGAACAATTCAAAGCCTATTCTCACTGAGACAACATGTTTACTCTTATTGTGTGTATGACAAAAGAAATTCCAACTAATGGAGATGTTAAATTCATAGAGTTGATGTAGGTAGAATGTTATGTTTTGGTATGACAAAAGAAACTTTCAAGTAGTAACTTTATTCTAAAGCTTCGATTTCGATTTTTATCTATCTCTCTATCATATTTTTTTGCGTATGTTGTGATTTCAATCTATGTTGTGATTTGTGCTTAGTTAAACGATGCTTAGCTTAAACAATTTCTACTTTCTATATATCGATTTTGATTTGTGCTTAGTTATGTATATCCTCTTAGCTTAATTAAACCAGCATAGCTTAAACTTATTCACCATGTATATCCTTTTGTGCTTAGTTTAACTAAACAATTTCTATATCGATTTCGATTTGTACTTAGTTATGTATATCCTCTTAGTTCAATCGTTCATATTCTAAAGCTTTGATTTCGATTTTTTGCTATTTCTCTGTAATTTCTTTGTGTATGTTCCTGGAATGCTGTTTGCAATGCAACTTCAATCTATATATCGATCATATATTGAAGTTGCAATTTCTACTTTCTATATATCGATTTCGATTTGTGCTTAGTTATGTAGGGTACACAATTTTGTGCTTGAAATGCTGTCATTTATATTGATTTCGAACATAGATGGAAATCAAACATAGATTGAAGTTGCAATTTCTACTTTGTAAGGAGTAAAGGAGAGTTAGCTTGCTTTGATACTATGGGAAGACCCCATTATATAGTGTTACAATGATATAGCATGTGTGCCAAGCCTTGACTAATGCGCAAGCAACAACATGCCTAGCTAGGCCAAGCCCAAACTCAATAAGCTCATAAGCGCGTCTAATGCCTCATACTCTAAAACACTTTCTATATATCGATTTCGATTTGTGCTTAGTTATTGTACTGTAGCACCCTAATTTTGTCACAGCCTTACTCTTTTCTCTGCTTTCGATTGATGTCGcatttttaggttttaatttcatgcatatttataagaatttttatgcattttgttaattaatatattttcaagtgaaaaattcaaaaaaatgtattctttataaaaatatttatgcattttatttttattattattattacggttaataattaacacaaaatccaaaaaatagaagaaaaaaaagcaaCAACGGCAACACTGTTGCTGCACGCCTTTCCCTCTGTTTCACTTTCAGCTTCTTCTTTTCATGAATTTTTCCAAAAACAAGCTTTAGTCTTCACTTCACCAACAATATAAGCAAGCAAGCAAAAGCTCCAATCACTTCATTCCTCTCTTGTCTTTGCAATACCATTTTATCTGTCAAAATATCAACAAATCCAATTCACCAATTATCCAATTAGTACAAGAAAGAACTCATCAACAATCTCTATAAATTGAGAGCAAAATTCAGAACAAAGGGAGGACGATTTTGGGACGAGAAAAAACACCAAATTCATCTTTTCTAccatttttactcaaaatttgaaatcaacaaaacctatgttgcccgggtgcgggtacggtaccagtataattattttttaaaatataattttatatatcaaataatatagctatattgttaaaacaaataattaaacataaaaaatatcacaccacactttaaatataatttaaattgttcgaaacatcaaaatatgaaattaaaaaccaattaactcaaaaagagtcaattatttcccttttcatcatcactaaaaagagtgacctctagttaggttcaccgcgagaaagactagcaatttcaagaatatcaatatattaaataaatctcattcatctctacgaatatTCCACATTTTTGTCGCATtttcattataagtattaatatTCTCTTTTTTAagagaagacgaagattggtatgaataaaaactagattTTCATCTATCTTTGAATTTAGTCtattctttttcaataaatgaGTGAATAATTTCAGCGGctattttgttattgtttttttagcaatagttgctactttatattataaacaaataaaaaacgtaaatcttcctataaaaaaaattaataataaaagaaaaaggagaaaaacaaaaccgtgtttttttggattggtgtaccacgcgcgtaccacaggtgtaccacgcgtgtacccattgcaaaaaataaaataaaaattaggtaCGGCATTGGTGCGTATCGGGagagtaccatacgcgtaccggtacccggtaccggtactcggtctaaaatggagtacccatgcaacatagAACAAAACACACACATAAACCTTCgattttcttcaacaaaaacatCCAAAACACGTCAACACgcaaggaagaagatgaagtgaGGTTGAAGACGATGTCCATTAGATCATTTTTAAAGGATCCCAGGGCCGAGATCTGTTTTAGGATTTTTAAATCCAAGCCACTTGATTTAATCAAAAGGCTCAGATTCATGAAGCCCAATATACACCTCTTTGCATGTGTCACACTGGAGTTTACCTTTCTTTGTTTGGACTAAAGCAGAACTGGGCATGGGCTTGGTTCTCTGTTTTTGCTTTCATTTCACACCAAGATTCTGTTTGCACCCCTCTGTTTGCTTTTCtattcatataagtgcttatttaaataattgattattCACATAAGttcttatttaaataagtgcttCCACGTACGATCGCCCGGATGTAAATACTATTATATACTAACATTCACAATAattttatcacaaaaaaaaattcacaataatttttattttaaaattaatgttttactCATAAAATTTTATATCGATAAGTAACATgaataacattaaaatataaaactacACATTTTCTGTGAGGAGTGTGGTTGTTTTCTCACTGTATTGCTGTTGTCAAGTTGTTTTTAATTGGTTGCTACATTAAGTGTGTGAACTCTTTGATGTGCATTAATTAGTTGAATGAATCTTcgctttgcttttgaaaaaaaatatagtccTATGAAAATGAAAGGTAGAGAAACGGACCAGTATAAATTCTTTTTCGGTATTAATTCCATAAATAAATGCTATGGTTAATTTAGTTAAGTTTGAGGATAACAACTAATGCTTAATAGGGTGGGGGCTCCTATTCATATATAGAGCTCTTGCACACCATGTATAAGTTTGTTTAACATTTGATCGATAAATCTTATTATTGGATATAAAATGAGATTATTTGGTGAGATatggtgaaaacaaacttatatatatatatatatatatatatatatatatatatatatatatatatatatatatatataatatggtGTATTGTATATATtagataaaatttggaatttggTGCACATAAGATTCATAACTCATTTCAACAAGGGTGAGATTTGTAAAAATTCAAGCCC
This portion of the Trifolium pratense cultivar HEN17-A07 linkage group LG3, ARS_RC_1.1, whole genome shotgun sequence genome encodes:
- the LOC123914334 gene encoding deoxyhypusine synthase-like isoform X1; this encodes MSELKEDDTVMSTVHSTVFKESENLDGKCLKIEGYDFNRGVDYDQLLESMLTTGFQASNLGDAIETVNQMLDWRLFDELVAEDCNDEKERDLDYQKSVTCKVFLGFTSNLISSGVREHVRFLCQHHMVHVIVTTTGGIEEDLIKCLAPTYKGDFSLPGAHLRSKGLNRIGNLLVPNDNYCKFEDWIIPIFNQMLKEQNNEKVLWTPSKLIARLGKEINNEKSYLYWAYKNNIPVYCPGLTDGSLGDMLYFHSVRNDPGLIVDIVQDIRAMNGEAVKATPRKTGMIILGGGIPKHHICNANMMRNGADYAVFINTAQEFDGSDSGARPDEAVSWGKIRSSAKTVKVHCDATIAFPLLVAKTFASRMKPLH
- the LOC123914334 gene encoding deoxyhypusine synthase-like isoform X2; this encodes MLKEQNNEKVLWTPSKLIARLGKEINNEKSYLYWAYKNNIPVYCPGLTDGSLGDMLYFHSVRNDPGLIVDIVQDIRAMNGEAVKATPRKTGMIILGGGIPKHHICNANMMRNGADYAVFINTAQEFDGSDSGARPDEAVSWGKIRSSAKTVKVHCDATIAFPLLVAKTFASRMKPLH